A single Salmo salar chromosome ssa19, Ssal_v3.1, whole genome shotgun sequence DNA region contains:
- the pla2g12b gene encoding group XIIB secretory phospholipase A2-like protein, producing the protein MLPCTLSFLLLFICLSSGMSASLVRRTSREEDGPPVPTTFRVNTSAVVGVPSEVDTVPAGGPVVDTAEAEAVAEALVTHEPVADAAVADEGVAEEPVEDTPVADALVADAPVDALIRTEEEKEALITEAMIKELSAQVEKEDLAEETEIQDAILKELADQETLGKAVEPTEEAADADAPAEDPGSSVIPVFEAQEEDSGWGLASVRESLQAANGYFDSLVELMGGRNGVCQYKCKYGKTPVHRYGYVTPEPNGCSSNLLGFQFDIGIPAMTQCCNQLDSCYDTCGSNKYRCDSKYRWCLHAICSDLKKSLGFVSKVKACETVADALYNTVWTLGCRSFMNSQREACYCEGEERDEL; encoded by the exons ATGCTTCCCTGTACCCTATCCTTCCTCCTGCTCTTCATCTGCCTCTCCTCTGGGATGTCTGCTTCTCTGGTCAGGAGGACAAGCCGTGAAGAGGACGGCCCTCCTGTTCCTACCACGTTCAGGGTTAACACCTCTGCTGTTGTAGGTGTTCCGTCGGAAGTTGATACCGTGCCGGCAGGTGGCCCGGTCGTTGATACTGCTGAGGCTGAGGCTGTGGCAGAAGCCCTGGTGACACATGAGCCTGTTGCAGATGCCGCTGTAGCTGACGAGGGTGTAGCCGAGGAGCCGGTTGAGGACACCCCAGTTGCTGATGCTCTGGTAGCAGATGCCCCTGTAGACGCCCTTATCagaacagaagaagaaaaagaggCCCTGATAACAGAAGCAATGATTAAAGAGTTGTCTGCACAGGTGGAGAAGGAAGACCTCGCTGAAGAGACAGAGATTCAAGACGCCATCTTGAAAGAGTTGGCTGACCAGGAGACCCTTGGGAAGGCAGTGGAGCCCACTGAAGAGGCAGCAGACGCAGATGCTCCTGCGGAGGACCCAGGCAGCTCTGTGATACCTGTCTTTGAAGCCCAGGAAGAGGACTCTGGATGGGGTTTGGCTTCCGTCAGAGAGAGCCTCCAGGCAGCCAACGGATACTTTGACTCTCTTGTGGAACTGATGGGGGGACGCAATGGAGTGTGTCAATACAAGTGCAAATACG GTAAAACACCTGTGCATCGCTATGGTTACGTGACCCCAGAGCCCAACGGTTGCAGCTCCAACCTCCTAGGATTCCAG TTTGACATTGGCATCCCAGCCATGACTCAGTGCTGTAACCAGCTGGACAGTTGTTACGACACCTGTGGCTCCAACAAGTACCGCTGTGACTCCAAGTACCGCTGGTGTCTCCACGCTATCTGCTCTGACCTAAAGAAGAGCTTGGGGTTCGTGTCAAAGGTCAAAG CCTGTGAGACTGTAGCAGATGCTCTGTACAACACAGTGTGGACGCTGGGCTGCAGATCCTTCATGAACAGCCAGAGGGAAGCATGCTACtgtgagggtgaggagagggacgagcTGTAG